A genomic window from Silene latifolia isolate original U9 population chromosome 11, ASM4854445v1, whole genome shotgun sequence includes:
- the LOC141611478 gene encoding putative protease Do-like 14 — MEMQVPPFNPWDSSEIRYTAPWEVYTESRDHFGRFDKFFEKNQGLDSTTKVVALKSSPFVVSLLSYTGIQRLFMCSGIILSSNGINGDFSSTILTSTSLLKCPTRKHAIANNIKVDVYLADGSLHEGQIVGHDFHYNLAVISIKPDSCLKIATIGNIDGSTVGSARGSTSFQLLPPRDSAVKLSPDLTVVALGRYHDHPYHIMAAPGALRFVDSDLDCGDLLVTDCQITKNGIGGPIITCSGCVLGISFYESEHTPFLPINIALKCLEHLQTNRKVPRPWLGVKLFDFDIASLSELDMLRQTFPTLVEGAVIRQVESESPASRAGLCIGDVVVQLDEKPVSKTLQFKGLLLDKGNKPLQVIVKRAGISVPLTLTVVPERPRKKNRWPIPSKRLIHTSA, encoded by the exons AGGTATACACAGAAAGCCGAGATCACTTTGGGAGATTCGACAAGTTTTTTGAAAAGAATCAGGGTTTAGATTCCACCACTAAAGTTGTCGCTTTGAAGTCATCACCTTTTGTTGTTTCTTTGTTATCATATACTG GCATCCAACGGTTATTTATGTGCTCTGGGATCATTTTGAGCTCAAATGGCATAAATGGTGACTTTTCTAGTACCATTCTAACTTCTACCAGTCTTCTCAAATGTCCCACCCGCAAGCATGCTATAGCAAATAACATCAAG GTGGATGTATATCTGGCTGATGGTAGTTTGCATGAAGGTCAAATAGTGGGTCATGACTTCCACTATAATCTTGCAGTGATCTCAATCAAGCCGGATAGTTGTTTGAAAATTGCAACTATTGGGAATATCGATGGTTCCACCGTTGGTTCAGCTCGTGGTTCAACATCATTTCAGCTTCTTCCTCCTCGTGATTCAGCCGTTAAGCTTTCACCCGACTTGACTGTAGTTGCATTGGGTCGATATCATGATCACCCATATCATATCATGGCTGCACCGGGTGCACTTAG GTTTGTAGACTCTGATTTGGATTGTGGAGATCTTCTTGTGACTGATTGTCAGATTACAAAG AATGGCATTGGAGGACCGATCATCACTTGCAGCGGATGTGTACTTGGGATAAGTTTTTATGAGTCCGAACACACCCCATTCTTACCGATCAATATAGCTTTGAAGTGTTTGGAGCACTTGCAGACAAATAG GAAAGTCCCTCGACCGTGGCTCGGAGTTAAATTATTTGACTTTGACATAGCAAGTTTGAGTGAGTTAGATATGCTGCGTCAGACTTTTCCTACACTTGTTGAAGGCGCTGTTATTAGACAG GTTGAATCAGAGTCTCCTGCTTCTCGTGCTGGGCTTTGCATTGGTGATGTAGTAGTTCAGCTTGATGAAAAACCTGTTAGTAAAACTCTCCAG TTCAAAGGTTTACTGCTTGATAAGGGCAACAAACCTCTCCAAGTGATTGTAAAAAGAGCGGGTATCAGTGTACCTTTGACATTGACCGTAGTTCCTGAGAGGCCGAGAAAAAAGAATCG ATGGCCAATACCCTCGAAGAGGTTAATTCACACTAGCGCTTGA